CGCCGGCCGAGGGGGAGGTCGATCAGGTCCTCGCCGTCGAGATGCAGGATGTCGAAGAAGTACGGGTACAGCGGCTTCCTGTCGCCTTCCTCGTGGGTGCCGAAGTGGCTCATGATCTGCTCGAAACGCTCCGGCCGGCCCTCGACGTCATGGGCCAGAACCTCTCCGTCGAGCACCACGCTCGTGACGGGAAGACCGGATACCACCTCTGCCACCAGCGGCAGCCGATCGGTGACGTCGTTGAGCCGCCGGCTGAACACCGCCACCTCCGAACCGGCCCGGTGCGCCTGGATGCGGACGCCGTCGAGCTTCCACTCCACCGACGCCCGGCCGGACGACTCCATCGCATCGGCGGCCGACCCCGAGGTCGAGGCCAGCATGGGCCGGACCGGCCGCAGCGGAACGATGCGCATCGCCCGCAGCGCGGCCTCTCCTTCAGTGAGGGCCGGAACGGCGATCGATCCGAGATCGCCGCCGAGCATGGCGGCCCGCCTCACCACCGCGGAATCGATGCCCGAAGCCGCCGCCACCGCGTCCATCATGAGGCCCTCGAGTGCTCCGTGCCGGAGCTCTCCGGTGAGCAGCCGCCGCAGGTAGTCCTGCTCGTCAGCGGTGGCTCTACCGAGCAGGGACTCGAGCAGGTCGGTCCTGCGAGCCCGGGAACCGGGGCCCTTGATCCCCGGGAAAGCACCTATCACCCGATCGACCTCCACGATGTCGAGGATCGGTTCCGGGGCGGGATCGACCTTCGACGCCCACAGCGCGGCCGGGCCTACACCGATGCGTCCCTGGCGCGGCCGGCCGGCCAGGAACCCGACCAGGATCCGTATCTCGTCAGGCCTCGCTCCGGCAAGGAGTTCGGCCAGGCCGGCCACCTTGGCGCGCCGCGCCCTGGTGCCTGCGATCTTCTGCGACGTAGCTACCACCTCGGCAAGTCTCAACCGCGCCTCCGATCGACCTACGGCCGGGTTTTCGGCCCGAAATTTACTCGTGAAACGCCCGGCCATACCGTAGAGTCCTAACTACCAAGGGACGGAGCACAAGCCCGCGGCCGGCGACAGATGAGCACCCACCTCCGGGCCGGCCAGAGCGATCGGGAGGAACACATGAACCCGCAATGGATGATCATCGCCATCGGCCTGGTGGCACTCCTGATCGCCTACGCCGCCGTCCGCGATTCCCAGGACGGATGGTCGGGCACAGTCGGCCCGTTGAAGTGGTCCTTCGCCGGAAGCTGGTCGTCGAGCATCGCGGTCGTGCTAGCCCTGGTGCTGGTGCTCTTGGGGTTGGGCGCGCAGGCCACCCTCGTCGCCTTCGGGATTCTGGCGGTGCTGGCGCCCCTGATCTACAAGGGGATCGGTCGATCCGAGGGCGCTTCCAAGCCCGTCTTCTTCATCGTTGCGGCGATCATGACCTGGTCCACGCTGGTAATCCTCTACACGGCCGCCACCGCGGTTCCCAACCTGGTGAGCACGCTGCCGATCGTCTCCGTACTCGTGATCGACGCCGCCCTCGTCCTCGCCCTCCTCGGAGCGGTGATCAACAGCGTCCGTAACCTGGCCGCGGCGGCTTCGAGCGACGGCTCGGAGGCCTGGATCCTGCCCTGATCCAATCCAGGGTCAGCTGCCGAAGGGCGAATCCCCGCTACCCAGCACCGACACCTGACGCTGCTTACCCGACACCGGGCCCGGAAGTATCAGGGCGGGCGCCCGGAATGAGCCGGGGACCTCGAGATCGACCATCATGGTCTTGCCGTCGAGCGCGCCCCCGCTCCACACGATCATGGTGCCTCCCCAACGATGGCCCGGATGGTCGATCTCACCCAGCGACGCCTCGGCCACGTCCAGGATGTTCCCGCCCTCGCCGATGACCCGTACGTAACCCTGGTAACTCACCTACGCATCCTCGCCGGCTCGCTCGCAATCGCGACATCGTAGCCGCTTCATCCGGTTGCCCCGGCGCGGAGCGAGTCGACCGGAGCCATCCGGGAGGCGCGTCCCCGAGCAGGCACCCGGAACAGGGCTCTTTCCCCATGGCCGCGATTCCAGCCGGGCGGGGCGGGTGCTAGTCGTCGACCAGGTGACGATGCTGATCGAGGAGCGGCACGATTACGTCAGCAGGCGCGGGGGGCAGGAAGATAGTCACCCGGGACACCCCCAAGGCTTCGTACCCCTTCCATAGCTCAGCGTCCGGCTGCGAGCCGTAGACGCCGATCTCCACTTCCGACGGATCCCGCCCGGCCTTCTCCAGAAGCCCGTGCAGTGTGGCGATGTCCCCGGCCAGGTTCTGCGGGTACACGGGCATCCAGCCGTCGCAGTACTCGGCCACGGCCGCCAGCGCCAATGGGCCTCCTGCGCTACCCATCACGATGGGCGGATGCGGCTTCTGGTAGGGCTTGGGCCATGCCCAACTCTCCTCCAGGCTGATCATCTCTCCCCGGTAGGAAGCCCGGTCCTCGGTCCACAGGGCTTTCATCAGGGCGATCTTCTCCCGGACCAACCTGTGTCTCGTCCGAGCATCGATGCCGTGGCTGGCCATCTCCTCCCGGTTCCAGCCGAACCCGATCCCGAACTCGAACCGTCCTTCGGAGATGATGTCCAGCGAAGCCACCTCCTTCGCCAGCCAGATCGGATCCCGTTGCGCCACCAGGGCGATGCCGGTGCCGACCTTCAACCGATCGGTGGTGGCCGCGACGGCGGCCAGCGCCACGAACGAGTCGTAGGTGTACCGGTACTCCTTCGGCAGCGGCGGAGCATTCTTCCGCCCTCCCCAGGGAGTGATCCGGCTGGTCGGGATATGGCTGTGCTCCGCCACCCAGAGCGACTCGTACCCCCGAGCCTCCAGTTCCTCCCCCAGTTGAACCGGCTGGATCGAGTAGTCGGTAAGGAATATGTTCACCCCGACGCGCATCCGTACACTCCTCCAAGTCGATTCCGACCCCGGACCACGAGGCTAGGGAGGCAGGGTAGCAACGGCTCGGGAGTAGGATTCCGGGTAGTCGACGAGGGTTGGTTTTGATGTTCCGGACTGCCAAGAACCTGATGACCTCGGCGGAGTCGGCTCTGCCGGGCCGGGATGCCCCGGTCCTGGAGCCGCGCCCCCATTTCGTGCACGGTCGGACCATCGTGCCGCCGTTTCCGGACGGCATGGAAGTCGCCTACTTCGGCATGGGTTGCTTCTGGGGGGTCGAGCGCATCTACTGGCAGATCCCCGGGGTGTACACGACGGCGGCCGGCTACCAGGGTGGGTTCACCCCCAATCCGACCTACCGGGAGGTCTGTAGCGGATACACGGGGCACACCGAGGCGGTACTGGTGGTGTTCGATCCTGAGGTCGTCTCCTACGGAGACCTGTTGAAGAGGTTCTGGGAGGAGCACGACCCGACTCAGGGGATGCGCCAAGGGAACGACCGGGGCACCCAGTACCGGTCGGCGATCTACTGGACATCCGACTCCCAGCGCGAGCTGGCCTCCCAGACCAAGGAGGCCTACGAGCGGGATCTGGCTGCCCGGGGCTTCGGGCCGGTCACCACCGAGATCCGTGAGGCACCCCCCTTCTACTACGCCGAGGACTACCACCAGCAGTACCTGGCCAAGATCCCCAACGGCTACTGCGGCCTCAAGGGGACCGGAGTGTCCTGCCGCGTACCGGCGCCCCAGTGAGCCGAGCCCACCCCGACCTGGCCCCGCTGGCCTTCCTGGTCGGAACATGGAGGGGTAGGGGCACCGGCCGGTACCCCACCATCGAGCCCTTCGAGTATGTCGAGGAAGCCGTCTTCACCCCGGGCCCCGGCAAGCCCTTCATGGCCTACCGGCAGCGGACCAGGCGAGCCGGAGCAGGCGAACCACTCCACTCCGAGTCGGGCTACATACGGCCCGGGGGTGCGGATGGCGCCGAGTTGGTGATCGCCCAACCGACCGGCATCGTGGAGGTCCACACCGGGGAAGTCGCCAGCAACCGGGTGTGCTTCCGGTCCCGCGAAGTCAGGCTGAGCCCTACCGCGGTCGAGGTTTCCCGGGTGGAGCGTCACATACGGGTGGTCGGAGACGTGATGAGCTACCGGCTGTGGATGGCCGCGGTCGGCCAGCCCTTTCAGGTTCATCTAGAAGCTGAACTCACCCGGCTCCAGAGCAGTTAGGACACCAGGAAGCCGTGACGCAAGGGGTCGTCCGGCTCGATGACGAACGATGCGGAGCCGGTGTAGTAGGCCCTCCCGGCCACCTCCACCGTCACCGCCGGTAGGCCGCCGACCACGCACTCTGCCACCACCCGGCCGGTCATGGTCGATCCGGTAACGCTCCCGAAGGTCCGCACCTCCCCCGAGGACACATGCCCGCGAGCGTGGCCGATGGCCATGCGAGCGGTCACTCCAGACCCGGTAGGGCTTCGATCCACCTGGGAATCGGCGAACACGCAGACGTTGGCCGATACAGGCTCGTCGTCCCGGCCGTCGGTCAGGATCGAGCCGTACAGATAACCCAGGTCACCGGCGTCCGGATGGGCCAGTTCGACGCGCTCTCGCACCGCTGCGGACAACGCATCGGCGGCGGTAACCAGGTCCCTAACCGGGGAACCCGGCACCTCCAGCCCGAAGCGGGCGGCGTCGGCCACGGCGTAGAAGGCGCCCCCGTACGCTACGTCGCACGAGACCGAACCATAACCTTCTACATCTACTTTAAGATCAAGGGAGTGGGAGAAAGCGGGCACGCTCTCGAAGCCGACGGCGCCTGCTTTGCCTCCGTCCACCTCCACGCGGACCGCCACCGGCCCGCAGGGGCACTGGATCACCATGCTGGTCTCCGGCGCCACCTTCGGAACCAGTCCCCTGTCCACCGCATACCTTCCCAGCGCTATGACGGCGTGGCCGCACATGGTGGAGTAACCCTCGTTGTGCATGAACAGCACCGCGAGATCGGCTTCAGGAAGGTCGGGTTCCACGGGAATCACCCCGTACATGTCGAAGTGGCCGCGCGGTTCGTGCATGAGAGCCGTCCGCAGGTGGTCCAGCTCCGCGCGGACGTGGCGGCGCTTGTCCAGGATGGTGGCCCCCGGGATGAGCGGGTACCCGGACTCCACGATCCGGACCGGCTCCCCACCGGTGTGCATCTCGGTGGTCGTGATCGTGCGGGCCATCGGGCGATGGTACCGGCCCGCTGCCGGACAATCCCGGACGTCGGGGTAACCTGTCAGCGACCCGAAGGAGACCGATGGGGTTCAGAACAGACCAGATACATGCCGGAGTGACACCTGATCCGTCCAGCGGTGCCATCCTCACGCCCATCCACCAGTCGACCACCTTCGTGCAGCCGTCCGTGGACGACTACATGGCGACCGGCTACTCGTACTCCCGTTCCGGCAATCCCACCGTCACGGCGCTCCAGGCTCGGGTCGCCAAGCTGGAGGGCGGGATCGGCTCAGCGGCATTCTCGTCGGGTATGGCCGCCACCAACGCCGTCTTCATGGCCCTGCTCAACGCCGGGGACCACGCCGTGGTCAGCGACGTCGCCTACGGGGGCACCTACCGCCTCGCCACCAAGGTGTTCACCCGATTCGGGGTGCACTTCACCTTCGCCGACACGTCCGACCTCGATGCAGTGAGGGCCGCGGTCAACGAACGGACCAGGCTCGTCTTCACCGAGACACCGGCCAACCCGAACCTCAAGTACACGGACATCGCGGGAGTCTCCGAGATCGCCACCTCGCTCGGTATCCCCCATGCGGTGGACAACACCTTTCTCACGCCCTACTTCCAGCGCCCGCTCGAGCTCGGGGCCGACCTGGTGGTGCACTCCACAACCAAGTACTTCGACGGTCACAACGCCACCGTGGGCGGAGTGGTGGTTAGCCGGACGGAGGAGCTCTCGGAGGCGGTGGCCTTCGTGCAGAACGCCGCAGGCCTGATCATGTCGCCCATGGTGGCCTGGCTCACACTCCAGGGGAGCAAGACCCTCAGCGAACGCATGGACCGGCAATCGGCCAGCGCCATGGCCGTGGCCGAGTTCCTGGAAGGTCACCCCAAGGTGACGGCTGTCTCCTACCCGGGGCTGGCTTCTTTCCCGCAGCACGAACTGGCCACCAAGCAGGCTTCCGGATACGGCGCCATGGGATGTTTCGAGGTCGAGGGCGGCGTGGAGGCCGCCAAGTCACTGATGGGATCGGTCCGGCTCTGGACCCTGGCCGAGAACCTCGGGTCGGTGGAGTCAATCATCACCCATCCCGTCACCATGACCCACGCGGATGTGGAGAAGCCGGAACGCCTCCGGGTCGGCATAACCGACGGGATGGTGCGCATCTCCGTAGGCCTGGAGGACACAGAGGACCTGATCGGGGACCTGGCCCAAGGACTGGACCGTCTCTAGCCGGCTCCCTCCCCCGGCAACCTGGCACGACACGCCCCGAAGACCGAAAACGCGAAAAACCGGTGCTTCGCACCGGGCTCCCTCCCCCGCCTCCACCGCCGTTACTGTTCGGAGCGTGGTCGGCCACGCCCGGATGGTTGCCGGGCATCGGCCCTCGCTCCATGAAGCTCGGATGATCCCTCGGACCGGTAAAGCCAATGGCATAGTTC
This region of bacterium genomic DNA includes:
- the msrA gene encoding peptide-methionine (S)-S-oxide reductase MsrA — protein: MFRTAKNLMTSAESALPGRDAPVLEPRPHFVHGRTIVPPFPDGMEVAYFGMGCFWGVERIYWQIPGVYTTAAGYQGGFTPNPTYREVCSGYTGHTEAVLVVFDPEVVSYGDLLKRFWEEHDPTQGMRQGNDRGTQYRSAIYWTSDSQRELASQTKEAYERDLAARGFGPVTTEIREAPPFYYAEDYHQQYLAKIPNGYCGLKGTGVSCRVPAPQ
- a CDS encoding PLP-dependent aspartate aminotransferase family protein, whose amino-acid sequence is MGFRTDQIHAGVTPDPSSGAILTPIHQSTTFVQPSVDDYMATGYSYSRSGNPTVTALQARVAKLEGGIGSAAFSSGMAATNAVFMALLNAGDHAVVSDVAYGGTYRLATKVFTRFGVHFTFADTSDLDAVRAAVNERTRLVFTETPANPNLKYTDIAGVSEIATSLGIPHAVDNTFLTPYFQRPLELGADLVVHSTTKYFDGHNATVGGVVVSRTEELSEAVAFVQNAAGLIMSPMVAWLTLQGSKTLSERMDRQSASAMAVAEFLEGHPKVTAVSYPGLASFPQHELATKQASGYGAMGCFEVEGGVEAAKSLMGSVRLWTLAENLGSVESIITHPVTMTHADVEKPERLRVGITDGMVRISVGLEDTEDLIGDLAQGLDRL
- a CDS encoding TIGR03619 family F420-dependent LLM class oxidoreductase, which gives rise to MRVGVNIFLTDYSIQPVQLGEELEARGYESLWVAEHSHIPTSRITPWGGRKNAPPLPKEYRYTYDSFVALAAVAATTDRLKVGTGIALVAQRDPIWLAKEVASLDIISEGRFEFGIGFGWNREEMASHGIDARTRHRLVREKIALMKALWTEDRASYRGEMISLEESWAWPKPYQKPHPPIVMGSAGGPLALAAVAEYCDGWMPVYPQNLAGDIATLHGLLEKAGRDPSEVEIGVYGSQPDAELWKGYEALGVSRVTIFLPPAPADVIVPLLDQHRHLVDD
- a CDS encoding proline racemase family protein, which encodes MARTITTTEMHTGGEPVRIVESGYPLIPGATILDKRRHVRAELDHLRTALMHEPRGHFDMYGVIPVEPDLPEADLAVLFMHNEGYSTMCGHAVIALGRYAVDRGLVPKVAPETSMVIQCPCGPVAVRVEVDGGKAGAVGFESVPAFSHSLDLKVDVEGYGSVSCDVAYGGAFYAVADAARFGLEVPGSPVRDLVTAADALSAAVRERVELAHPDAGDLGYLYGSILTDGRDDEPVSANVCVFADSQVDRSPTGSGVTARMAIGHARGHVSSGEVRTFGSVTGSTMTGRVVAECVVGGLPAVTVEVAGRAYYTGSASFVIEPDDPLRHGFLVS
- a CDS encoding FABP family protein → MSRAHPDLAPLAFLVGTWRGRGTGRYPTIEPFEYVEEAVFTPGPGKPFMAYRQRTRRAGAGEPLHSESGYIRPGGADGAELVIAQPTGIVEVHTGEVASNRVCFRSREVRLSPTAVEVSRVERHIRVVGDVMSYRLWMAAVGQPFQVHLEAELTRLQSS
- a CDS encoding ATP-dependent DNA ligase, which translates into the protein MRLAEVVATSQKIAGTRARRAKVAGLAELLAGARPDEIRILVGFLAGRPRQGRIGVGPAALWASKVDPAPEPILDIVEVDRVIGAFPGIKGPGSRARRTDLLESLLGRATADEQDYLRRLLTGELRHGALEGLMMDAVAAASGIDSAVVRRAAMLGGDLGSIAVPALTEGEAALRAMRIVPLRPVRPMLASTSGSAADAMESSGRASVEWKLDGVRIQAHRAGSEVAVFSRRLNDVTDRLPLVAEVVSGLPVTSVVLDGEVLAHDVEGRPERFEQIMSHFGTHEEGDRKPLYPYFFDILHLDGEDLIDLPLGRRISVLDNLVPAGCRVPRLVTDRVLEAEGALSEARRSRHEGIMVKAIGSTYQAGRRGSAWLKVKPAYHLDLVVLAAEWGHGRRTGRLSNLHLGARDVESEGFVMVGKTFKGLTDAMLAWQTERFLEIAVRRERHVVLVRPEVVVEVAFDGVQSSPVYPGGVALRFARVKQYRPDKPPDQADTIQQIQRIFEERGRRN